Proteins encoded together in one Ipomoea triloba cultivar NCNSP0323 chromosome 4, ASM357664v1 window:
- the LOC116017199 gene encoding LOB domain-containing protein 12 → MGGGSSPCASCKLLRRRCAKDCIFAPYFPPDDPHKFAIVHKVFGASNISKMLQELPVQQRADAVSSLVYEANARMRDPVHGCVGAISYLQNQVSQLQMQLAVAQAEILCIQMQQQEPAAILPPHHQLYGVGEDKSSLLVSTTSTAAANINAAFTSNLDTLQQLQYQLAGFTSSSNTAAATATQDPLKRESLWT, encoded by the exons ATGGGCGGAGGAAGCTCTCCTTGCGCTTCCTGCAAATTGCTTAGGCGCCGCTGCGCCAAAGACTGCATTTTTGCCCCATACTTCCCTCCTGATGACCCTCACAAGTTCGCCATTGTCCACAAGGTTTTCGGCGCAAGTAATATCAGCAAAATGCTCCAG GAACTTCCGGTGCAGCAACGAGCCGACGCGGTGAGCAGCCTGGTATACGAAGCGAATGCGCGGATGAGAGATCCGGTGCACGGCTGCGTGGGGGCGATCTCGTATTTGCAGAACCAAGTGTCGCAGCTGCAAATGCAGCTGGCCGTGGCCCAGGCCGAGATACTATGCATCCAGATGCAGCAGCAAGAACCCGCCGCCATCTTGCCGCCTCATCATCAACTCTACGGCGTCGGAGAAGACAAATCTTCGCTCCTTGTGTCCACTACATCCACCGCCGCCGCAAATATTAACGCTGCGTTTACTTCCAACCTGGACACCCTCCAGCAGCTGCAGTACCAGCTGGCAGGTTTTACCTCTTCTAGCAATACCGCCGCCGCAACCGCAACGCAAGACCCTCTAAAAAGAGAGTCTCTCTGGACTTGA
- the LOC116017198 gene encoding uncharacterized protein LOC116017198, protein MSVEVSRQIFLFRSLIENRRFDDGTLRVLECILASNDAKSLIGIVSALNDFMRRESLSVLREVSALRSVDDKLLIVEFHVRVFALIGDVESCLALRYEALLMREQKATSDQKLRVSCIEWLTFAQHSFQNGFYSIARKACEKALLCFDMKSNIIDTQTGDLFNNVQLIEKIEELKYYAAITASSQSVQAQAAQYLKKKAVDHSSDHPFPVIKDNDSGSAQFIKGIKRRHLRQLHHARSRLPSSACP, encoded by the exons ATGTCCGTTGAAGTCTCGCGGCAAATCTTCCTCTTCCGCTCTCTAATTGAGAACCGAAG ATTCGATGACGGAACTCTCCGAGTTCTCGAGTGCATTTTGGCCTCCAACGACGCGAAATCGCTGATCGGTATCGTATCCGCTTTGAATGATTTCATGCGACGCGAGTCTCTCTCTGTTCTTCGTGAAGTTAGTGCTCTCAGATCTGTTGACGATAAGCTTCTGATCGTTGAATTTCACGTTCGCGTTTTTGCTCTCATAGGCGATGTTGAG AGTTGCTTGGCCTTGAGATACGAAGCATTGCTCATGCGAGAACAAAAGGCTACTAGTGATCAGAAACTTCGAGTTTCATGTATTGAATGGCTCACCTTTGCGCAACATTCATTTCAGAATGGCTTTTATTCTATTGCAAGAAAG GCATGTGAGAAGGCATTATTATGCTTTGATATGAAAAGCAACATAATTGACACTCAGACAGGTGACCTCTTCAATAATGTTCAATTGATTGAAAAAATCGAGGAGCTCAAATATTATGCTGCTATCACAGCTTCTTCACAATCTG TGCAGGCGCAGGCAGCACAGTACTTGAAGAAGAAAGCAGTTGACCACAGTTCAGATCATCCTTTTCCCGTTATTAAAGATAATGATTCCGGAAGTGCTCAATTCATAAAAGGAATTAAAAGACGTCATCTACGGCAATTGCATCATGCCAGAAGCCGCTTGCCGTCTTCTGCATGCCCTTGA
- the LOC116017197 gene encoding glucan endo-1,3-beta-glucosidase 9, with protein sequence MASPTALLATCVLFLIVPTLFPVSVGAVGVNWGRAASHPLPADKVVQILKANGIAKVKLSEPYPEALESLSGAKIDVTVSIPDSMLRGLNSSLKAAQSWVHDNITRYFSEASSKVRIEYISIGDEPFLETYGTQFHPFLIGAATNIHTALVKANLEKEIKVVIPCSFDAFLSETGMPSRGHFRADINKTMIQVLKFLSQRQSPLFVTISPFQSYRQNKNISLDFALFKETARPHNYSRKTYKNSFDLSCDTLVSALSSAGFPQMDIVVGQIGWPTDGAANATSSNAEVFLKGLMERLHSKSGTSSKATKLPLETYILSLLDEDKRSVASGSFERHWGVFTFDGQAKYHVDFGQGSRKMVDAQNVQYLSSKWCVVNNNKDLSNATAQAIDACSSADCSALSPGGSCFNISWPGNISYAFNNYYQQNNQNADSCNFGGLGLITTVDPSVEPCRFLVQLKTSVSVSLLPSALFHLLASPVVSILLWLLNGI encoded by the exons ATGGCGTCTCCGACTGCTTTATTAGCCACATGCGTTCTATTTCTCATCGTCCCCACCCTTTTTCCGGTCAGTGTGGGAGCCGTAGGGGTGAACTGGGGCAGGGCGGCGTCTCACCCTTTACCGGCGGACAAGGTCGTCCAGATTCTCAAGGCCAATGGCATCGCCAAGGTAAAGCTCTCGGAACCCTACCCCGAAGCACTCGAGTCCCTCTCCGGTGCCAAAATTGACGTCACTGTGAGCATTCCCGATTCCATGCTTCGCGGCTTGAATTCCTCCTTGAAGGCCGCTCAGAGCTGGGTCCATGATAACATCACCCGCTACTTCTCCGAGGCCTCCTCCAAAGTCCGAATAGA GTATATTTCGATTGGAGATGAACCCTTCCTTGAGACTTATGGCACACAGTTCCATCCTTTTCTTATTGGGGCAGCCACAAACATTCATACTGCATTGGTGAAAGCTAACTTGGAAAAAGAGATCAAAGTCGTAATTCCATGCAGCTTTGATGCTTTCCTCTCAGAAACTGGCATGCCGTCAAGAGGACATTTCAGGGCAGATATAAACAAAACCATGATTCAAGTTCTCAAATTTCTTAGCCAGCGCCAATCTCCTCTCTTTGTGACTATTTCTCCTTTTCAAAGTTATCGTCAAAATAAGAACATCTCCCTTGACTTTGCTCTCTTCAAGGAAACTGCACGCCCTCATAATTACAGTCGCAAGACCTACAAAAATAGCTTTGATTTGAGCTGTGACACTCTTGTCTCAGCTTTGTCCTCTGCTGGATTTCCCCAAATGGATATAGTCGTCGGGCAAATTGGATGGCCAACAGATGGAGCTGCTAATGCCACGTCCTCCAATGCCGAGGTATTCCTGAAAGGCCTTATGGAACGCCTTCACAGCAAGTCTGGAACTTCGTCAAAAGCCACTAAACTGCCACTCGAGACTTATATTTTAAGCCTTTTGGACGAAGACAAGAGAAGCGTAGCTAGTGGAAGTTTCGAGAGACACTGGGGCGTGTTTACTTTTGATGGCCAAGCAAAGTACCATGTCGATTTCGGGCAGGGCTCAAGAAAAATGGTGGATGCCCAAAATGTCCAGTACCTTTCTTCTAAATGGTGTGTAGTAAACAACAACAAAGATTTGTCCAATGCAACTGCCCAAGCAATAGACGCATGTTCCTCTGCTGATTGCAGCGCACTGTCACCTGGAGGATCCTGTTTTAACATTAGCTGGCCCGGGAATATTTCCTACGCATTTAACAACTATTATCAACAGAACAATCAGAATGCAGATAGCTGCAACTTTGGAGGCTTGGGCTTGATAACTACCGTCGACCCCTCTGTGGAGCCCTGCAGGTTTTTGGTTCAACTGAAGACTTCTGTTTCAGTCTCACTTCTCCCATCTGCTCTTTTCCACTTGTTGGCATCTCCTGTTGTATCCATTTTGCTATGGCTACTAAATGGAATTTGA
- the LOC116016166 gene encoding uncharacterized protein LOC116016166, with protein MEDRVAIQAFLASLCYGALYYDLIVNPPRTYEEAITRAKHHADATEANMAKRRDEQPVNRDRGHDQRKNKPPFRHVKQYNRPEDVPRFTPLNRLLVEVLQFAEQCNLIHPPEPIPEGEDKRKYCAFHRVKGHNTSECMALRMLIEQLIQKGELRQFVMKEDRNQGKTERNVMKRNPEKHDKAFVPPESADEKAVGKKPVIHVIYGGPEGGDSSRQRKHWARNLYVGTIHSEPREKRKRTEPILFTDDDLPLHGEAQNDPLVITLDVNGTDVQRVLVDTGSSVNILYFDVFARFGLSTDQLTPIRTPLSGFTGDSIETEGVISLNMELGSQTNILKTTMDFVVVKLKCVHNAILGRPGITRVAAIISMNHLCMKFHTPNGVGVVRGDQRAARQC; from the coding sequence ATGGAGGACCGGGTGGCAATCCAAGCTTTCCTTGCATCACTTTGTTACGGGGCGCTCTACTACGACCTCATAGTTAATCCCCCCCGAACCTATGAGGAGGCCATCACCAGAGCCAAACATCATGCAGATGCCACCGAAGCTAACATGGCAAAGAGACGCGATGAGCAGCCAGTCAATCGGGACAGAGGCCACgatcaaaggaaaaataaaccacCGTTCAGACACGTCAAACAATACAATCGACCAGAAGATGTACCACGTTTCACTCCGTTGAACAGACTCCTGGTGGAAGTCTTGCAGTTTGCCGAGCAATGCAATCTGATCCACCCACCGGAGCCGATACCCGAGGGGGAGGACAAGAGAAAGTATTGTGCTTTCCACAGAGTCAAGGGACACAATACTTCGGAGTGCATGGCCTTGCGCATGCTCATTGAACAACTCATTCAGAAGGGAGAGTTGAggcaatttgtgatgaaggAGGATAGAAATCAAGGAAAAACGGAAAGGAATGTGATGAAAAGGAATCCCGAAAAGCACGACAAGGCATTCGTCCCACCCGAGTCAGCTGATGAGAAGGCGGTCGGAAAGAAACCAGTGATCCACGTCATCTACGGGGGCCCTGAAGGAGGCGACTCTTCACGACAAAGGAAGCATTGGGCGAGAAACTTATACGTTGGGACGATTCATTCGGAACCTCGAGAGAAGAGAAAGCGTACAGAGCCAATACTTTTCACTGACGATGATCTACCTCTCCATGGGGAAGCCCAAAATGATCCACTCGTCATCACACTAGATGTCAACGGAACGGATGTCCAGCGGGTGTTGGTTGACACGGGGAGCTCGGTGAACATCTTATATTTTGATGTCTTTGCTCGATTTGGTCTGTCCACCGATCAGTTAACCCCAATTCGGACCCCGCTGTCTGGTTTCACTGGTGACTCCATAGAAACAGAGGGAGTCATCAGCTTGAATATGGAGTTGGGCAGCCAAacaaacatattgaagactaccatggactttgtggtagtGAAATTGAAGTGTGTTCACAACGCCATACTTGGGCGACCAGGTATCACTCGCGTAGCTGCTATTATATCCATGAACCACTTGTGCATGAAGTTCCATACACCTAATGGGGTTGGAGTGGTTCGAGGAGACCAACGTGCTGCTCGACAGTGCTAG